A region of Polyangiaceae bacterium DNA encodes the following proteins:
- a CDS encoding Uma2 family endonuclease: protein MASRALDLNDASLRNDAFRNSPSCGRVESMVLKPPPRSEPLPAPRPVPVTPSEERWQKMTRAERDQFMIDVNEALSDPVITMSEGRPHKKAKTRAIDMLGLHFRAMGRHIYLAEEMSVLYPGEPGFSPDVLAVLDVEEPEDDKRMSWCVMDEGKGLDWVLEVLWAGDRDKDLVNNVERYARLGIPEYFVYDKATERLLGYRLPPESKKYQPIVPQAGLYRSNVLGLDLAIVGGNLRFYHGAAELYNTTHLIRRLETMIENLEARADEAARAAEAANRNAEAARIGLRITATLASRGIALSETGITRIETCTDPEVLGLWLRRATTATTENEVFGG, encoded by the coding sequence ATGGCATCCCGAGCACTCGACCTGAACGACGCGTCTTTACGAAACGATGCATTTCGCAACTCGCCCTCCTGTGGTAGGGTCGAGAGCATGGTATTGAAGCCGCCGCCCAGGTCCGAGCCTTTGCCTGCGCCTCGTCCGGTGCCGGTTACGCCGTCCGAGGAGCGATGGCAAAAGATGACGCGGGCGGAGCGCGACCAGTTCATGATCGACGTGAACGAAGCGCTTTCGGATCCGGTCATTACGATGTCGGAAGGCCGTCCGCACAAGAAGGCGAAGACGCGGGCGATCGACATGTTGGGGCTGCATTTTCGCGCGATGGGGCGGCACATTTACTTGGCGGAAGAAATGTCCGTTCTTTACCCGGGGGAACCTGGCTTTTCTCCAGATGTGCTCGCAGTCCTCGACGTGGAGGAACCCGAGGACGACAAGCGAATGTCCTGGTGCGTGATGGACGAGGGCAAGGGCCTCGATTGGGTGCTCGAAGTGCTCTGGGCAGGGGATCGCGACAAGGATCTCGTGAACAACGTCGAGCGTTATGCGCGTCTCGGCATTCCCGAATATTTTGTTTACGACAAGGCCACGGAACGACTTTTGGGATACCGATTGCCTCCAGAGTCGAAAAAATACCAACCCATCGTGCCGCAGGCAGGGCTTTATCGATCGAACGTGTTGGGGCTCGATTTGGCAATCGTCGGGGGCAACCTGCGATTTTACCATGGAGCTGCCGAGCTGTACAATACGACGCACCTGATTCGCAGACTCGAAACGATGATTGAAAACCTGGAAGCGCGCGCCGATGAAGCCGCCCGAGCGGCAGAAGCTGCAAATCGAAATGCCGAAGCTGCACGGATCGGTTTACGCATCACGGCGACCCTCGCTTCGCGCGGCATTGCATTGTCCGAAACAGGCATAACGCGCATCGAAACATGCACGGATCCCGAAGTGCTCGGTTTATGGCTACGCCGCGCAACGACGGCGACGACTGAAAACGAAGTTTTCGGCGGCTGA
- a CDS encoding DMT family transporter — protein MPIPLGELAALGTAGCWTVSSIAFSAAGKRIGSLSLNLVRLVIAFVLVTLYCCVRRGMLLPFDAPPRTWGWLLASGFVGYVFGDLCLFRAFVLVGPRLSMLVMALVPPMAAVLGFFLLNERISPLGIAGMIVTISGVAWVVRERPDTASTSDTASAGRNLQNGILLAFGGAVGQALGMVLGKIGMGTYDPVASGQIRIMAGMAGFAALFTAVGWWKKTFEGIRDKHAIGYATIGAFAGPFVGVSLSLVSVQLTETGIAATIMSTTPVLIIPVVILTGQERVSARAAIGAIVAVAGVAMLWVR, from the coding sequence ATGCCAATTCCCCTCGGAGAGCTCGCCGCACTCGGCACAGCAGGATGCTGGACAGTAAGCTCAATTGCATTTTCGGCCGCCGGCAAACGCATCGGTTCGTTATCGCTGAACCTCGTCCGGCTCGTCATCGCATTTGTGCTCGTCACGCTTTATTGCTGTGTTCGTCGAGGCATGCTTTTGCCATTCGATGCACCGCCACGAACCTGGGGATGGCTGCTCGCCAGCGGCTTCGTCGGATACGTATTTGGGGATTTGTGTCTCTTTCGCGCGTTCGTGCTCGTCGGACCCCGTTTGTCGATGCTCGTCATGGCCCTGGTGCCACCCATGGCCGCGGTGCTCGGGTTTTTCCTGCTGAATGAACGTATCTCGCCCCTTGGAATCGCCGGCATGATCGTCACGATTTCCGGTGTCGCTTGGGTCGTGCGCGAACGCCCTGATACAGCATCGACGAGCGATACGGCATCCGCGGGGCGAAATCTCCAGAATGGTATTTTGCTCGCGTTCGGTGGCGCCGTCGGCCAGGCCCTTGGAATGGTGCTCGGAAAAATCGGCATGGGAACGTATGATCCCGTCGCTTCCGGGCAAATTCGCATCATGGCCGGCATGGCAGGCTTCGCCGCCCTTTTTACGGCTGTCGGTTGGTGGAAAAAAACCTTTGAAGGAATTCGCGACAAGCATGCAATAGGTTATGCCACCATCGGCGCATTCGCCGGGCCATTCGTTGGCGTATCCTTGTCACTCGTATCCGTTCAACTCACGGAAACGGGCATTGCCGCGACCATCATGTCGACCACGCCCGTCCTCATCATTCCGGTCGTGATTCTCACGGGCCAGGAACGAGTCAGCGCACGCGCCGCGATTGGTGCAATCGTCGCCGTCGCCGGCGTGGCCATGCTTTGGGTACGCTGA